A stretch of the Papaver somniferum cultivar HN1 chromosome 6, ASM357369v1, whole genome shotgun sequence genome encodes the following:
- the LOC113288079 gene encoding protein ENHANCED DOWNY MILDEW 2-like isoform X2: MDSSDDEADDVPHFVENFHFVDDKNEPITFCNLPICWTGDENPGSLEKQIFLQGTADGGLQKIYKPVISWKFELLDKEPRISVLSKEKSWIKLQKPRKSYEPTIRTILITLNALHFLKRNPDTLGKPFWDRLRKNFSLHEVKPSENDLIDHFALINDTVKHDETLSQSKFLLAFLQNPAKAKASNESKFIVDDDEEWDEAIGNEDEDEDDQESDLFDSVCSICDNGGELLCCEGKCLRSFHATVHDGAESDCKSLGFSKSQVKAIQNFLCKNCESKQHQCYVCGILGSSEKENGAEVFSCVSALCGYFYHPECVSKLLYPENNAEAEAYKQKIFAGESFTCPAHQCSVCKERENKDVDELNFAICRRCPKAYHRKCLPRRIAFEVSEDAEAVRAWDGLLPNNRILIYCLKHKIESYGTPKRNHIKFPYDEQSKTLEGQDLLSGKGKTLIKKRSVPSDHSTCETAFSKKPKLAEKVSFPVKDSNLAIKREKCLSDPRIRPSEKPKSMVAKNPLNSTKMEEHYIADERRATGRETKLNLVVKDAEHVRKQKDIHSRRAEKPQSAAPLKKKQTIRTPLDTETRERILTLKNRLSATITLEDVIRSHTVPSTHASSSKYVVDKSITQGKVDRFVEACRTALRMLEENGKLEEARAVCQPNVLTTISKWRNKLKVYLAPFLVGLRYTSFGRHFTKVDKLQEIVDKLHPYVQNGDMIVDFCCGANDFSCLMKKKLEETGKQCNFKNFDMLSAKNDFNFEKRDWMTVRRDELPAGSKLIMGLNPPFGVRASLANKFIDKALEFKPKLLILIVPPETERLDKKREAYDLIWEDNQKLSGKSFYLPGSVDVNDNQMEQWNLKPPLLYLWSHPDWSEKHKNIAYEEHHLSSEMPHELQTEEQLNEPHLLETDISPVHDFYGDTTKLMKEYADESNPIIDLHGQVSGPEPSKVGSDDNQSRTGHEDDLKFAERSYGDDSKVEAESKHGDGFKLNQALVRGDLRVDQIKLGDSDFNASGDTSQNLKKKRFRENWKAEQAKSKQSRSNDKTPPRNKKEDVDRPSPVSKISSFKSTALDFGTGVYGALPTSSSIRDEDLDDIERRYSSNEGCLFGKDSSSGPTNISSLIQEYGGNEDRTSSFNRSSYPKEKDHHRYGRESDIGIQLLRRYGQQEVDNSELLRRYGQQEIDNSELLRRYGGPDPDSSRRSGGYVPPQDTGFTSMGSVPSCSTYGSVPGNTPSSSYGMMTTAMQRYGPCLDEFNHARPGVFFALDGPPGGVRNAMFGGPGSYPSGPPPHPGFHHDPFGFPPGPPHPFP; this comes from the exons ATGGATTCTTCAGATGATGAGGCGGATGATGTGCCACATTTTGTAGAGAACTTCCACTTTGTTGATGATAAAAATGAGCCGATTACCTTTTGCAATTTGCCAATCTGTTGGACTGGAGATGAGAATCCAGGATCCCTTGAAAAGCAGATTTTCTTGCAAGGAACTGCGGATGGCGGGCTGCAAAAAATCTATAAACCTGTAATTTCATGGAAATTCGAGCTTTTAGACAAAGAACCTCGAATATCGGTGCTTTCCAAGGAGAAGAGCTGGATTAAGCTTCAAAAGCCAAGGAAGAGCTATGAGCCTACAATCAGGACCATTTTGATAACTTTGAATGCTCTACACTTTTTGAAGAGGAATCCAGATACATTAGGGAAGCCCTTTTGGGATCGCTTAAGAAAAAATTTCAG CTTACATGAGGTGAAACCTTCTGAAAATGATCTGATTGATCACTTCGCCTTAATTAACGACACAGTGAAGCATGATGAAACTTTGTCACAATCAAAG TTTCTACTAGCCTTCCTTCAAAATCCTGCCAAAGCAAAAGCATCTAATGAG AGTAAGTTTATAGTGGATGACGATGAAGAATGGGATGAAGCAATTGgcaatgaggatgaagatgaagatgatcaaGAGAGTGATCTATTTGATTCAGTTTGTTCGATCTGTGATAATGGTGGTGAACTTTTATG CTGCGAGGGTAAGTGCTTGAGGTCTTTCCATGCAACCGTGCATGACGGTGCAGAGTCAGATTGCAAATCCCTGGGCTTTTCTAAGTCTCAAGTTAAA GCAATTCAAAACTTTTTATGTAAGAATTGCGAGAGCAAACAGCACCAGTGTTATGTATGTGGAATTTTGGGATCCTCCGAGAAAGAGAATGGGGCTGAG GTTTTCTCATGTGTCTCTGCACTTTGTGGATACTTCTACCATCCCGAATGTGTTTCAAAACTTCTTTATCCCGAGAATAATGCTGAAGCAGAAGCGTATAAGCAAAAGATTTTTGCTGGAGAATCATTTACTTGTCCAGCACATCAATGCTCCGTATGTAAAGAGCGAGAAAATAAGGATGTCGACGAGTTAAACTTCGCTATTTGCAGACGTTGCCCGAAGGCATACCACCGGAAATGCTTACCCAG GAGGATTGCCTTTGAAGTATCAGAGGATGCAGAAGCTGTAAGGGCTTGGGATGGTCTTTTGCCAAACAATCGTATACTGATATATTGTTT GAAGCATAAAATTGAATCATATGGAACACCTAAGAGAAACCACATTAAATTCCCCTATGATGAACAAAGCAAAACATTAGAAGGGCAAGATTTGCTATCTGGAAAGGGAAAGACTCTAATAAAGAAGAGAAGTGTTCCATCTGACCACTCTACATGTGAAACAGCCTTTTCGAAGAAGCCAAAGTTGGCTGAAAAGGTGTCCTTTCCTGTAAAGGATAGTAATCTTGCGATAAAAAGGGAGAAGTGTCTATCTGATCCAAGGATCCGTCCTTCAGAGAAACCTAAAAGCATGGTCGCAAAAAATCCTCTGAATTCCACGAAGATGGAGGAGCACTACATAGCTGATGAAAGGAGGGCAACTGGGAGAGAAACAAAGTTAAATCTAGTTGTGAAGGATGCAGAACATGTAAGGAAACAGAAGGACATACATAGCCGTAGAGCTGAAAAGCCCCAAAGCGCTGCTCCTCTCAAAAAGAAACAAACCATCCGCACTCCCTTAGATACTGAGACTAGAGAGAG AATATTGACTTTAAAGAATAGGTTATCAGCAACTATAACATTAGAGGATGTTATAAGGAGTCATACCGTACCATCCACACACGCTTCCTCCTCAAAGTATGTGGTGGACAAGTCCATTACTCAAGGAAAGGTGGATCGTTTTGTCGAG GCTTGTCGAACTGCTCTACGCATGCTAGAAGAAAATGGAAAATTAGAGGAAGCTAGAGCTGTTTGCCAACCAAACGTTCTCACCACCATATCAAAGTGGAGG AACAAGCTGAAGGTCTACCTTGCACCTTTTCTCGTTGGCCTGCGCTACACATCTTTTGGTCGCCATTTCACAAAAGTAGATAAGCTTCAGGAG ATTGTTGATAAGCTTCACCCTTATGTGCAAAACGGGGACATG atAGTTGACTTCTGCTGTGGCGCCAACGATTTCAGTTGCTTAATGAAAAAAAAGCTTGAAGAAACTGGGAAGCAGTGTAATTTTAAAAACTTTGATATGCTTTCAGCAAAG AACGATTTTAATTTCGAAAAGAGAGATTGGATGACTGTTCGTCGAGATGAACTGCCAGCTGGATCTAAACTG ATCATGGGACTAAACCCTCCTTTTGGGGTTAGAGCTTCTTTAGCAAACAAGTTTATTGATAAGGCTCTTGAGTTCAAACCAAAGCTCCTTATCCTCATTGTACCTCCAGAAACAGAAAG GCTAGATAAAAAAAGAGAGGCGTATGATCTGATCTGGGAGGACAATCAGAAACTTTCTGGAAAG TCCTTTTACTTGCCTGGATCTGTCGAcgtaaatgataatcaaatggagCAATGGAACTTAAAACCCCCTCTCCTCTATTTGTGGAGTCACCCTGATTGGAGTGAGAAGCACAAGAATATAGCATATGAGGAGCATCATTTATCCTCAGAAATGCCTCATGAGTTGCAGACAGAAGAACAGCTGAATGAACCACACTTGCTGGAAACAGATATTTCTCCTGTTCATGATTTCTATGGTGATACCACGAAGCTTATGAAAGAGTATGCTGATGAATCCAACCCTATAATTGATCTGCATGGACAAGTCAGTGGACCAGAGCCTAGTAAAGTTGGGTCGGATGACAACCAAAGCAGGACTGGGCACGAAGATGATCTTAAATTCGCTGAAAGAAGCTATGGAGATGATTCTAAAGTAGAAGCAGAAAGCAAGCATGGAGATGGTTTCAAACTTAACCAAGCCTTGGTGAGAGGTGATCTCAGGGTTGACCAAATTAAGCTCGGAGATAGTGATTTTAACGCCAGTGGCGACACGAGTCAGAACCTCAAGAAGAAAAGGTTTCGAGAAAACTGGAAGGCGGAGCAAGCCAAATCAAAGCAATCAAGAAGCAATGACAAGACACCGCCCAGAAACAAAAAGGAGGACGTTGATAGGCCTTCTCCAGTTAGCAAGATTTCTTCCTTTAAAAGCACGGCTTTGGATTTCGGAACTGGAGTGTATGGAGCTCTACCAACCTCATCTAGCATCCGTGATGAAGATCTTGATGATATAGAGAGGCGGTACAGTTCGAATGAGGGTTGTCTATTTGGAAAAGATTCTAGTAGTGGACCAACAAATATCAGTAGTCTTATTCAAGAGTACGGTGGTAACGAAGACCGTACGAGTAGTTTCAATAGGTCATCATACCCAAAGGAGAAGGATCATCACAGATACGGTAGGGAGTCAGATATAGGTATACAACTTCTCCGTCGTTATGGCCAGCAAGAAGTGGATAACTCCGAACTTCTCCGCCGTTATGGTCAGCAAGAAATAGATAACTCCGAACTTCTCCGCCGTTATGGTGGACCAGATCCAGATTCATCTAGGCGAAGTGGTGGTTATGTACCTCCCCAAGACACTGGGTTCACTAGCATGGGTTCAGTACCATCTTGTTCTACGTACGGATCTGTTCCTGGCaacacaccatcatcatcatacgGAATGATGACAACAGCAATGCAGCGATACGGGCCATgccttgatgagtttaatcatgcTAGGCCAGGTGTTTTTTTTGCACTGGATGGCCCACCAGGAGGGGTGAGAAATGCTATGTTCGGTGGTCCTGGATCCTACCCTTCTGGGCCACCACCACACCCTGGTTTCCATCATGACCCATTCGGTTTTCCACCTGGCCCGCCACATCCTTTCCCATGA
- the LOC113288079 gene encoding protein ENHANCED DOWNY MILDEW 2-like isoform X1 — protein MDSSDDEADDVPHFVENFHFVDDKNEPITFCNLPICWTGDENPGSLEKQIFLQGTADGGLQKIYKPVISWKFELLDKEPRISVLSKEKSWIKLQKPRKSYEPTIRTILITLNALHFLKRNPDTLGKPFWDRLRKNFSLHEVKPSENDLIDHFALINDTVKHDETLSQSKFLLAFLQNPAKAKASNEHDVDTAVGTKKSKFIVDDDEEWDEAIGNEDEDEDDQESDLFDSVCSICDNGGELLCCEGKCLRSFHATVHDGAESDCKSLGFSKSQVKAIQNFLCKNCESKQHQCYVCGILGSSEKENGAEVFSCVSALCGYFYHPECVSKLLYPENNAEAEAYKQKIFAGESFTCPAHQCSVCKERENKDVDELNFAICRRCPKAYHRKCLPRRIAFEVSEDAEAVRAWDGLLPNNRILIYCLKHKIESYGTPKRNHIKFPYDEQSKTLEGQDLLSGKGKTLIKKRSVPSDHSTCETAFSKKPKLAEKVSFPVKDSNLAIKREKCLSDPRIRPSEKPKSMVAKNPLNSTKMEEHYIADERRATGRETKLNLVVKDAEHVRKQKDIHSRRAEKPQSAAPLKKKQTIRTPLDTETRERILTLKNRLSATITLEDVIRSHTVPSTHASSSKYVVDKSITQGKVDRFVEACRTALRMLEENGKLEEARAVCQPNVLTTISKWRNKLKVYLAPFLVGLRYTSFGRHFTKVDKLQEIVDKLHPYVQNGDMIVDFCCGANDFSCLMKKKLEETGKQCNFKNFDMLSAKNDFNFEKRDWMTVRRDELPAGSKLIMGLNPPFGVRASLANKFIDKALEFKPKLLILIVPPETERLDKKREAYDLIWEDNQKLSGKSFYLPGSVDVNDNQMEQWNLKPPLLYLWSHPDWSEKHKNIAYEEHHLSSEMPHELQTEEQLNEPHLLETDISPVHDFYGDTTKLMKEYADESNPIIDLHGQVSGPEPSKVGSDDNQSRTGHEDDLKFAERSYGDDSKVEAESKHGDGFKLNQALVRGDLRVDQIKLGDSDFNASGDTSQNLKKKRFRENWKAEQAKSKQSRSNDKTPPRNKKEDVDRPSPVSKISSFKSTALDFGTGVYGALPTSSSIRDEDLDDIERRYSSNEGCLFGKDSSSGPTNISSLIQEYGGNEDRTSSFNRSSYPKEKDHHRYGRESDIGIQLLRRYGQQEVDNSELLRRYGQQEIDNSELLRRYGGPDPDSSRRSGGYVPPQDTGFTSMGSVPSCSTYGSVPGNTPSSSYGMMTTAMQRYGPCLDEFNHARPGVFFALDGPPGGVRNAMFGGPGSYPSGPPPHPGFHHDPFGFPPGPPHPFP, from the exons ATGGATTCTTCAGATGATGAGGCGGATGATGTGCCACATTTTGTAGAGAACTTCCACTTTGTTGATGATAAAAATGAGCCGATTACCTTTTGCAATTTGCCAATCTGTTGGACTGGAGATGAGAATCCAGGATCCCTTGAAAAGCAGATTTTCTTGCAAGGAACTGCGGATGGCGGGCTGCAAAAAATCTATAAACCTGTAATTTCATGGAAATTCGAGCTTTTAGACAAAGAACCTCGAATATCGGTGCTTTCCAAGGAGAAGAGCTGGATTAAGCTTCAAAAGCCAAGGAAGAGCTATGAGCCTACAATCAGGACCATTTTGATAACTTTGAATGCTCTACACTTTTTGAAGAGGAATCCAGATACATTAGGGAAGCCCTTTTGGGATCGCTTAAGAAAAAATTTCAG CTTACATGAGGTGAAACCTTCTGAAAATGATCTGATTGATCACTTCGCCTTAATTAACGACACAGTGAAGCATGATGAAACTTTGTCACAATCAAAG TTTCTACTAGCCTTCCTTCAAAATCCTGCCAAAGCAAAAGCATCTAATGAG CATGATGTTGATACTGCTGTGGGAACAAAAAAGAGTAAGTTTATAGTGGATGACGATGAAGAATGGGATGAAGCAATTGgcaatgaggatgaagatgaagatgatcaaGAGAGTGATCTATTTGATTCAGTTTGTTCGATCTGTGATAATGGTGGTGAACTTTTATG CTGCGAGGGTAAGTGCTTGAGGTCTTTCCATGCAACCGTGCATGACGGTGCAGAGTCAGATTGCAAATCCCTGGGCTTTTCTAAGTCTCAAGTTAAA GCAATTCAAAACTTTTTATGTAAGAATTGCGAGAGCAAACAGCACCAGTGTTATGTATGTGGAATTTTGGGATCCTCCGAGAAAGAGAATGGGGCTGAG GTTTTCTCATGTGTCTCTGCACTTTGTGGATACTTCTACCATCCCGAATGTGTTTCAAAACTTCTTTATCCCGAGAATAATGCTGAAGCAGAAGCGTATAAGCAAAAGATTTTTGCTGGAGAATCATTTACTTGTCCAGCACATCAATGCTCCGTATGTAAAGAGCGAGAAAATAAGGATGTCGACGAGTTAAACTTCGCTATTTGCAGACGTTGCCCGAAGGCATACCACCGGAAATGCTTACCCAG GAGGATTGCCTTTGAAGTATCAGAGGATGCAGAAGCTGTAAGGGCTTGGGATGGTCTTTTGCCAAACAATCGTATACTGATATATTGTTT GAAGCATAAAATTGAATCATATGGAACACCTAAGAGAAACCACATTAAATTCCCCTATGATGAACAAAGCAAAACATTAGAAGGGCAAGATTTGCTATCTGGAAAGGGAAAGACTCTAATAAAGAAGAGAAGTGTTCCATCTGACCACTCTACATGTGAAACAGCCTTTTCGAAGAAGCCAAAGTTGGCTGAAAAGGTGTCCTTTCCTGTAAAGGATAGTAATCTTGCGATAAAAAGGGAGAAGTGTCTATCTGATCCAAGGATCCGTCCTTCAGAGAAACCTAAAAGCATGGTCGCAAAAAATCCTCTGAATTCCACGAAGATGGAGGAGCACTACATAGCTGATGAAAGGAGGGCAACTGGGAGAGAAACAAAGTTAAATCTAGTTGTGAAGGATGCAGAACATGTAAGGAAACAGAAGGACATACATAGCCGTAGAGCTGAAAAGCCCCAAAGCGCTGCTCCTCTCAAAAAGAAACAAACCATCCGCACTCCCTTAGATACTGAGACTAGAGAGAG AATATTGACTTTAAAGAATAGGTTATCAGCAACTATAACATTAGAGGATGTTATAAGGAGTCATACCGTACCATCCACACACGCTTCCTCCTCAAAGTATGTGGTGGACAAGTCCATTACTCAAGGAAAGGTGGATCGTTTTGTCGAG GCTTGTCGAACTGCTCTACGCATGCTAGAAGAAAATGGAAAATTAGAGGAAGCTAGAGCTGTTTGCCAACCAAACGTTCTCACCACCATATCAAAGTGGAGG AACAAGCTGAAGGTCTACCTTGCACCTTTTCTCGTTGGCCTGCGCTACACATCTTTTGGTCGCCATTTCACAAAAGTAGATAAGCTTCAGGAG ATTGTTGATAAGCTTCACCCTTATGTGCAAAACGGGGACATG atAGTTGACTTCTGCTGTGGCGCCAACGATTTCAGTTGCTTAATGAAAAAAAAGCTTGAAGAAACTGGGAAGCAGTGTAATTTTAAAAACTTTGATATGCTTTCAGCAAAG AACGATTTTAATTTCGAAAAGAGAGATTGGATGACTGTTCGTCGAGATGAACTGCCAGCTGGATCTAAACTG ATCATGGGACTAAACCCTCCTTTTGGGGTTAGAGCTTCTTTAGCAAACAAGTTTATTGATAAGGCTCTTGAGTTCAAACCAAAGCTCCTTATCCTCATTGTACCTCCAGAAACAGAAAG GCTAGATAAAAAAAGAGAGGCGTATGATCTGATCTGGGAGGACAATCAGAAACTTTCTGGAAAG TCCTTTTACTTGCCTGGATCTGTCGAcgtaaatgataatcaaatggagCAATGGAACTTAAAACCCCCTCTCCTCTATTTGTGGAGTCACCCTGATTGGAGTGAGAAGCACAAGAATATAGCATATGAGGAGCATCATTTATCCTCAGAAATGCCTCATGAGTTGCAGACAGAAGAACAGCTGAATGAACCACACTTGCTGGAAACAGATATTTCTCCTGTTCATGATTTCTATGGTGATACCACGAAGCTTATGAAAGAGTATGCTGATGAATCCAACCCTATAATTGATCTGCATGGACAAGTCAGTGGACCAGAGCCTAGTAAAGTTGGGTCGGATGACAACCAAAGCAGGACTGGGCACGAAGATGATCTTAAATTCGCTGAAAGAAGCTATGGAGATGATTCTAAAGTAGAAGCAGAAAGCAAGCATGGAGATGGTTTCAAACTTAACCAAGCCTTGGTGAGAGGTGATCTCAGGGTTGACCAAATTAAGCTCGGAGATAGTGATTTTAACGCCAGTGGCGACACGAGTCAGAACCTCAAGAAGAAAAGGTTTCGAGAAAACTGGAAGGCGGAGCAAGCCAAATCAAAGCAATCAAGAAGCAATGACAAGACACCGCCCAGAAACAAAAAGGAGGACGTTGATAGGCCTTCTCCAGTTAGCAAGATTTCTTCCTTTAAAAGCACGGCTTTGGATTTCGGAACTGGAGTGTATGGAGCTCTACCAACCTCATCTAGCATCCGTGATGAAGATCTTGATGATATAGAGAGGCGGTACAGTTCGAATGAGGGTTGTCTATTTGGAAAAGATTCTAGTAGTGGACCAACAAATATCAGTAGTCTTATTCAAGAGTACGGTGGTAACGAAGACCGTACGAGTAGTTTCAATAGGTCATCATACCCAAAGGAGAAGGATCATCACAGATACGGTAGGGAGTCAGATATAGGTATACAACTTCTCCGTCGTTATGGCCAGCAAGAAGTGGATAACTCCGAACTTCTCCGCCGTTATGGTCAGCAAGAAATAGATAACTCCGAACTTCTCCGCCGTTATGGTGGACCAGATCCAGATTCATCTAGGCGAAGTGGTGGTTATGTACCTCCCCAAGACACTGGGTTCACTAGCATGGGTTCAGTACCATCTTGTTCTACGTACGGATCTGTTCCTGGCaacacaccatcatcatcatacgGAATGATGACAACAGCAATGCAGCGATACGGGCCATgccttgatgagtttaatcatgcTAGGCCAGGTGTTTTTTTTGCACTGGATGGCCCACCAGGAGGGGTGAGAAATGCTATGTTCGGTGGTCCTGGATCCTACCCTTCTGGGCCACCACCACACCCTGGTTTCCATCATGACCCATTCGGTTTTCCACCTGGCCCGCCACATCCTTTCCCATGA